In the genome of Paenibacillus pabuli, one region contains:
- the nagZ gene encoding beta-N-acetylhexosaminidase: MSKPKEIYALKLKQMTLREKIGQMLLCGFHGTEAAGDVDAFLRKYPIGGVIYFARNVESPEQVERLSSGLQRIAVDSGNVPLWISIDQEGGMVARITEGIALMPGQMAIAAAGSIEDAYQAAYISGVELRSMGINMNFAPVLDVNNNPANPVIGVRSFGESPQSVAAYGARSIAGVQDAGISATAKHFPGHGDTDTDSHLDLPVITHNRERVERVELIPFRAAIAAGVDAMMSAHIYFPALEPERLPVTLSRSVLSGLLRQELGYDGMIVTDCMEMDAIAANYGTVDAAVMAVEAGADLVLISHTTHLQAGAFEALLAAVQSGRISETRIDESVTRLLKYKGKRGLLENGMGAGNDELHDEVATSLFAEALTDPASIRHQERNHSLHQEVARRISENSITLVRDQLNMLPLKRERTLVITVATSVTTIADEQLTQAVTLGSAMSHRGLDVVDMTVTLEEVAIRSARLLQAAEEEDIRQIVVGTYNAGSASGDPQCRLIGWLQQLGKPVAVVALRSPYDLLAIPEVQVYVAAYESRPLAMDSAARALMGHIPFAGKLPVSIK; encoded by the coding sequence ATGAGTAAGCCAAAAGAGATATACGCGTTGAAGCTGAAACAGATGACCCTGCGTGAGAAAATTGGACAAATGCTGCTTTGCGGCTTTCATGGCACCGAGGCTGCCGGTGATGTGGATGCCTTTCTGCGAAAGTATCCCATTGGCGGCGTAATCTATTTTGCGCGCAATGTCGAGTCGCCGGAGCAGGTAGAGCGGTTATCGTCGGGGCTGCAACGGATTGCTGTTGATAGCGGTAATGTACCGCTCTGGATATCCATTGATCAGGAGGGCGGCATGGTGGCCCGGATTACCGAAGGGATCGCCCTGATGCCGGGACAGATGGCGATTGCCGCAGCAGGTTCTATCGAGGATGCATATCAGGCAGCCTATATCAGCGGGGTGGAGCTGAGATCGATGGGAATTAACATGAACTTTGCCCCGGTTCTCGATGTAAATAACAACCCCGCCAATCCGGTAATTGGTGTCCGCTCATTTGGGGAATCACCTCAGTCCGTGGCAGCGTATGGGGCCAGAAGCATTGCGGGAGTACAAGATGCTGGCATCTCCGCGACAGCCAAACATTTCCCGGGACACGGGGATACGGATACCGATTCGCATCTGGATCTCCCGGTCATCACCCATAATCGGGAACGGGTAGAGCGTGTGGAACTGATTCCGTTCCGGGCCGCCATAGCGGCAGGTGTCGATGCGATGATGTCGGCACATATTTATTTTCCGGCGCTGGAACCCGAGCGTCTACCTGTAACACTATCGCGATCTGTATTAAGTGGATTGCTTCGTCAGGAACTAGGGTATGACGGCATGATTGTAACGGATTGTATGGAGATGGACGCGATTGCTGCCAACTATGGCACTGTCGATGCAGCTGTGATGGCGGTGGAGGCCGGTGCAGATCTGGTGTTGATCAGCCATACAACTCATCTTCAGGCTGGGGCGTTTGAAGCGCTGCTGGCAGCCGTGCAGAGTGGGCGAATTAGTGAGACTCGCATCGACGAATCCGTAACTCGTTTGCTGAAGTACAAGGGGAAACGAGGTCTGCTGGAGAATGGAATGGGTGCAGGTAATGATGAATTGCATGATGAGGTAGCGACTTCGCTCTTCGCTGAGGCACTAACTGATCCAGCTTCAATCAGGCACCAAGAGCGTAACCATTCGTTACACCAAGAGGTGGCCCGACGAATCAGTGAGAACAGTATCACGTTGGTGCGTGACCAATTGAACATGCTGCCTTTGAAGCGGGAGCGTACACTGGTAATAACGGTAGCCACATCTGTGACAACGATTGCCGACGAACAGCTTACCCAGGCGGTTACGCTGGGCTCGGCTATGTCGCATCGCGGTCTGGATGTTGTTGATATGACAGTCACGCTAGAGGAAGTTGCCATTCGTTCTGCCCGTCTGCTTCAAGCTGCGGAAGAGGAAGACATTCGCCAGATTGTAGTGGGGACTTATAATGCAGGCAGCGCCTCTGGTGATCCGCAGTGCAGGTTGATCGGTTGGCTGCAGCAATTGGGCAAGCCGGTCGCTGTTGTGGCGCTCCGCAGTCCCTATGATCTGCTGGCGATCCCGGAGGTTCAGGTCTATGTGGCTGCGTATGAGAGCAGGCCGCTTGCCATGGATAGCGCCGCCCGGGCGCTGATGGGGCATATTCCTTTTGCCGGGAAGCTTCCGGTATCCATAAAGTAG
- a CDS encoding exo-beta-N-acetylmuramidase NamZ family protein, whose translation MVKPGERVMGRVYGAEQIPAVKTGADLLSRGLSHPWLTDARIGLITNPTGITANFVSTVQVCASLANAKLTALYACEHGLDGELQAGVQFGDTLHPTLGIPVFSLYGKHKKPTPAMLAEVDTVLFDIQDVGVRYYTYASTLFHMMEGCAEAGKRLLVLDRPNPLGGDGVEGGLLSTGYESLVGAWRIPVRTGLTVGELAMLVNSEMDVPCELDVIAMEGWQRSMEFTDCELPWMLPSPNMPTLDSVRVYAGTCLFEGTNVSEGRGTTRPFEWIGAPWIEGERLAERFRGHKLEGVHVHPVYMSPTFSKYAGELCGGVRIFVTDSREFRAVDTGLVLLHELASLYPEQFRWLEPPQPGSRYFIDLLTGGRKVRDVIHDREELVRLIEDWNAEAGEWKGRRRPFLLYP comes from the coding sequence ATGGTTAAGCCAGGGGAACGTGTGATGGGGCGGGTGTATGGGGCTGAGCAGATCCCGGCTGTAAAAACGGGAGCTGATCTTCTGTCCAGAGGGCTGTCGCATCCATGGTTAACAGATGCTCGAATCGGTCTAATCACGAACCCGACGGGTATTACGGCCAACTTTGTCTCTACCGTGCAAGTTTGTGCCAGCTTGGCAAATGCCAAGCTTACAGCGCTTTATGCTTGTGAGCACGGGCTGGATGGTGAGCTTCAGGCAGGAGTGCAGTTTGGGGACACATTGCATCCAACCTTGGGTATTCCGGTGTTCAGCCTTTATGGAAAACACAAGAAGCCTACACCTGCGATGCTGGCTGAGGTGGATACGGTGCTGTTTGATATCCAGGATGTGGGCGTCCGTTATTACACGTATGCCTCCACTTTGTTCCACATGATGGAGGGCTGTGCCGAAGCAGGCAAACGTCTGCTGGTGCTGGACCGCCCCAATCCGCTGGGCGGGGATGGTGTGGAAGGCGGCCTGTTGAGCACAGGGTATGAATCACTCGTTGGCGCTTGGCGTATTCCTGTCCGCACCGGACTAACGGTGGGTGAACTGGCTATGTTGGTGAACAGTGAGATGGACGTACCCTGTGAGTTGGATGTAATTGCAATGGAAGGATGGCAGCGTTCCATGGAGTTTACGGACTGTGAGCTTCCCTGGATGCTGCCCTCTCCTAATATGCCCACGCTGGACAGTGTGCGGGTGTATGCAGGTACGTGCCTGTTCGAAGGCACCAATGTATCGGAGGGCAGGGGCACGACCCGTCCATTTGAGTGGATTGGAGCACCCTGGATTGAGGGTGAGCGACTAGCGGAACGCTTTCGGGGACACAAACTGGAGGGTGTGCATGTGCATCCGGTGTACATGTCGCCAACCTTCTCCAAATATGCAGGTGAGTTATGCGGGGGTGTGAGGATTTTCGTGACAGACAGTAGAGAATTCCGGGCAGTAGACACGGGTCTGGTGCTTTTGCATGAACTGGCATCGCTCTATCCGGAGCAATTTCGCTGGTTGGAGCCGCCACAGCCGGGTTCCCGTTACTTCATTGATCTGTTGACCGGAGGCAGGAAAGTCAGGGATGTCATTCATGACCGTGAAGAATTAGTACGCTTGATCGAAGATTGGAATGCAGAGGCTGGGGAGTGGAAGGGACGGCGGAGGCCGTTTTTGCTATACCCCTAA